From the Cryptomeria japonica chromosome 2, Sugi_1.0, whole genome shotgun sequence genome, one window contains:
- the LOC131048491 gene encoding F-box/kelch-repeat protein At5g60570 yields the protein MNLVSAATNNQIFLPQVNQTKEGFYSYDTVAGRWKSVELPPGKRCRRFCCAEMNEFVYLCGGLINFTGEASRSALRYDSRNNRWEKLPDMIMPRIDCAGVRMNDKFYAIGGYCHSPRGFPQIHVSAERFDPATGKWTLLPNFCTRGLRYAEDSAITESDFAVVENKRLFAVQPQSNEVMELDGVKEEWRHLGYIGGVCEMRDCGTNYKILGVGSEVWAIQYRVGKSIKIYTCKPGELEGLIWRQIDVGGLERFDHVLTGTTLEV from the coding sequence ATGAATCTCGTTAGCGCAGCCACCAATAATCAGATCTTTCTACCGCAAGTCAATCAGACGAAAGAAGGGTTTTATTCATACGATACTGTAGCGGGCCGCTGGAAATCTGTAGAGCTGCCCCCAGGAAAACGCTGCAGGAGATTTTGCTGCGCCGAAATGAATGAATTCGTCTACCTTTGTGGCGGGCTTATAAATTTCACCGGAGAAGCTTCTAGAAGCGCTCTTCGTTACGACAGCCGAAACAATCGATGGGAAAAGCTTCCGGACATGATCATGCCAAGAATTGATTGTGCAGGTGTGAGAATGAATGATAAATTCTACGCTATAGGTGGATATTGCCATTCCCCTCGTGGTTTTCCCCAGATTCATGTTTCGGCAGAAAGATTCGATCCAGCGACCGGTAAGTGGACGCTGTTGCCGAATTTCTGCACAAGAGGGTTAAGATATGCGGAGGATTCGGCCATCACAGAATCTGATTTTGCTGTTGTGGAGAATAAGAGGCTATTTGCGGTGCAACCTCAGTCGAACGAGGTGATGGAGTTGGATGGTGTCAAGGAGGAATGGAGGCATTTGGGATACATTGGAGGCGTTTGTGAGATGCGTGATTGTGGGACTAATTATAAAATCCTGGGCGTTGGAAGTGAGGTGTGGGCGATCCAGTACAGGGTGGGGAAATCAATAAAGATTTATACGTGCAAGCCTGGAGAATTAGAGGGTTTAATATGGAGGCAAATCGATGTGGGAGgattggagagattcgatcatgtTTTAACAGGCACAACATTAGAAGTATAG